Within the Gemmatimonadota bacterium genome, the region TGGCATCGTCTGATGGATATGATGGCGACGGCGATAGGCGATTATCTCATCGCGCAGGTCAGGGCGGGTGCCGGGGCATTGCAGGTGTTTGATAGCTGGGTCGGTGCGTTGAGTCCGGCAGATTATCGCGAGTACGTGTTGCCGCATTCGCAAAAGGCGATTGCGATTGCGAAAGAAGAGGTGGATGTGCCGCTTATTCATTTTGGCACGGGCACGGCGGGTATTCTCGAGTTGTTGAAAGAGGCGGGGGGCGATGTTATTGGCGTTGATTGGCGGGTTGATATAGATTTGGCGTGGCGTCGTTTGGGCGATGATGTGGGTGTGCAGGGCAATCTGGACCCCGTTGTGTTGTTCGCGCCTTTTGAGGAGATAGAGCGGCAGACGAGGCGCATATTGGATTCGGTGAGGGGAAAGCCGGGGCATATTTTTAATTTGGGTCATGGGATTTTACAGCGCACACCTGTGGAGCATGTGCGGAAATTGGTTGATTTTGTGCATGAATATACGGCGCAATGAGAAGACAGTAGGCGTGCTTTTAATGGCTTATGGCAGCCCCGATTCGCTGGATGATATGGCGGCTTATTTGAGTGATATTCGGGGTGGGAGGCCGATGTCGCCAGAGTTTGTGGCGGAGTTTCGCAGTCGCTACGCGCAGATCGGTGGCAAGTCGCCGCTGAATGAACGCACGTTTGAGCAGGCAGGGCATGTTGAGGCGGTGTTGAAGAAGCGCGGGCGGAGTGTGAAGGCATATACGGGGATGCGTCACTGGAAGCCGCGGATTGTGGAGGCGGTGGCCAAGATGCAGGGGGATGGTGTTGAAAAGGCTGTGGGTATTGTGATGGCGCCGCATTATTCTCAGATGAGTATTGGGCTGTATCAGCAGAAGGTCGAGGATGCACAAAGAGAAGTGGGTAGTGCTATTGATTTTGTCTATGTCAATTCGTGGTGCGATCAGCCCCGGTTGATTGAGGCGCAGGCGGCAAAGGTGGGGGCGGGGTTGGAGAAGTTTCCGGAGGATGCGAGGCGGAAGGCAAAGGTGGTTTTTTCAGCGCATAGCTTGCCGGCGCGGTTGTTGAAGATGGGCGATCCCTATGACGATGAATTAAAGCGCAATGCCCAGGCGATTGTCGATCGATTGGGTCCAGTGGATTGGATGTTTTCATATCAGAGTGCCGCACATACGGGCGAGCCCTGGTTGGGTCCGCAGATTGAAGATGTGATTCCGGCACTGGCTTCTGGCAATTATCGCGATGTTCTGGTCTCGCCTATTGGTTTTGTGTGCGATCACGTCGAGGTGCTTTACGATATTGATATCGGTTGCCAGGAGATTGCGCAAGAATGCGGGATTCGCCTGGCGCGCACAGAGATGATGAATAGCGATCCCGTGTTTATCGAGGCGATTGCCGATGCCGTGGAAGAGGTGATTTGAAAGCAGAAGGCTGATAGCGATATGCATATAACTATTATTGGCGGTGGCATAGCGGGTCTTGCGACCGCTTTTTATTTGGAAAAAAGAGCGCGAGAACAGGATCGGGATGTCCAGTATGCCTTGCTGGAGCGCAGCGACCGATGGGGTGGGATGATTGCGACGGAGTCGGTGGATGGTTTTTTGATTGAGGGCGGTCCGGATTTGCTGCTGACGCAAAAGCCCGCGGGTATCCAATTGTGTAAGGATCTGGGGCTGGCGGATCGGCTGATTTCGACGAATAATGATCGGCAGCGGACGTTTTTGGTGCGGGATGGGAAGCTGGTGGCTTTTCCGGAGGATTTTTCTCTGGTGCCCGCGAGGTTTTGGTCTCTGGTGACGTCACCGCTGTATTCGTTTTCTGGGAAGGTGAGGATGGGGCTGGAGGTGTTTGTGCCGCGGCGGAGAGACGAGGGCGATGAGAGTCTGGCGAGTTTTATTCGGCGACGATTGGGCGAGGAGGCTGTGAATATTGGCGGGGCGATGCTGGCGGGTATCCACAGTGCAGATGCAGAGCGTTTGAGTATGCAGTGCGCGTTTCCGATGTATGTGGCGATGGAGCAGCGCTATGGGAGTTTGATCAAGGGCGTGCGGGCGATGAGGAAGACGCGCGCATCCACGGGGACTGCGATGTTTCAAACGCTGGTCGGTGGGATGGGTGAGTTGGCTGATGCTCTGGTTACGGGTTTGGATGGGGATTTGCGCCGGGGTGTTGCGGTTGGGGCTGTGCGAAAGGTGGATGGTGGATTTGAGGTGGTCGCAGGTGAGGAGGTGATGGGGACAGATGCCGTGGTGATGGCGACGCCGGCTTATGTGACGGCTGATCTGGTGACGGATTTTGCGCCGGATTTGAGTCTTTTGTTGCGCGATATTCGCTATGTTTCAACGGCGACGGTTTCTCTGGCGTATCGTAAGAGAGATGTTGAGGGACAACACGATTTTGAGGGGTTTGGTTTTTTGTCGCCGAAACACGAGGGGCGGCGGATTACGGCGTGTACATGGGTTTCGACTAAGCTGGATTTTCGCGCGCCGGACGATGGGGTTCTGGTGCGTACATTTGTGGGGGGAGCAGGGCAGGAAGATCTGGTGGATCTGGATGATGAGGCGCTGATTGCACTGTCGCGCGAGGAGTTAGAAGATTTGATGGGGTTGACGGGTGATCCTCTGTTTGCGCGCATTTTTCGCTGGAGAAGAGGACGCCCCCAGTTCGATGTGGGGCATCTGGAGCGCGTGGCTGAGATGGAGGGTCTCGCCGCGCAGGTGGGTGGGTTGTTTTTGACGGGGAGTGCTTATCGCGGGTCGGCGATTCCCGATTGTATTGTGCAGGCGATGGATACGGTAGATCGGATTCTATGATGTTCATTACAACCCATAAACATCTCAAGACAATTATCATGGTTGCCACCCGTTCTCTGGATGACAAGGGGTGGGTTCTTGTCGGTGGCTCTGCTTTGCGCCTGTTGCGCGTGGTGTTCCTGCTTTCTCTGTGGCGGATGTTGTTGCCTGAGACAGGGGAGGTTTCTGGGATGACGCGCAATGCGGTGCTTACTTATACTCTGATTGCCGAGGTTTTTGCCGGGCAGATTTCTGTGCGTACAGGTCTGGATGGGGCGCTCTGGCGCGGGGATATTGCCAATCGCTTTTTGCGCCCGGTGGGTATTTACGGTCAGTTTATGGCGGAGATGTTTGGTTCGGGTTTGCCCAATCTCATTTTGTTTTCACTGCCGCTTTTTTGTCTGGCGCCCCTTCTGGGGGTCGATCCATTGCCGGAGAGCGCGTTTGCTGGGGTTTTGTTTTTGTGTAGTTTGATTTTGGGCATTGCTATCGGTGCGGCGTTTGATTTCATTTTTGCGAGTTTTATGGTTTTGCTGGAGCAACATGTCTATGCTTTGACACAGATTCGAGATGCGGTGAGTGTTTTGTTGTCGGGCGCGATTATTCCTCTTGCATTGATGCCCTGGGGTATTGGGGATGTTCTGACTTTTTTGCCTTTTGCTTCGCTGGCGTCCGCGCCGCTGCGCATTTATACGGGTACGGGTGATCCCGTTTTCCTCATGGGCCTTCAAGCTTTCTGGGCTGTTGTTCTCTGGCCCGTCGCTCATCTGCTCTGGAATGCCAATCGCGAACGTCTGGTTTCGCATGGGGGATAAAGAAGTGTGGAACGGGGTACAACTGGTCGCAGTCCAGACCAGTTCACGATGAAGTGTGAAGAGTAAAGGGAGGACCATCGTCATCGCGGCATGGTGTTGAGCCGCGATCCAGGAGGTTTAATTTTTGTGAAGACTTTGACAACACTCTTCGCCCGCTGGCGGGTGCAGGCTTATCTGGATTTTATGTGGATGACGCGGGATTTTCGGTTTTTTTTCATTAATATTGTCTCTGATATCATTCTTAATCTCGCGGGTGTCACAGCGGTTTTTCTGCTGGCTGAGCGGTTTGAAGGTATTGGCCTGTGGTCGCGCGATCAGATTGTTTTTATGCTGGGTTATGCCGCGCTTGTTCGCGGGTTTTTAGATATGGGGTTTAGCTATAATGTGCTCCAGATTAGCCGCCGCATTGGGCGCGGTCAGATGGATCATACGCTCGTGCAACCCCAGCCGGTGTGGATGGGGTTGTTGACCGAGGGGTTTATGCCGTTTTCCGGGTCGTGGTCTTTGCTGACGGGGATTGGTATTTGGTCCTGGGCTATTTTTCAGATTGATGCGGCGTTTACGCTGTACTGGTGGTTGATATTTTTTTGCAATCTCGCGTCTTCCTGCGCGATTGTGCTATCTTTTTCTTTTGTGTGGGGGAGTCTGGCTTTTTGGGCACCGGTTGCCGCGGAGGAGATTAGCAGTCGCGCGGTCAATTTTATGTTCCAGCTCAAGTCTTTTCCGCTGGATGGGCTGAGCAGCTATGTGCTTACGAGTATGCTTACTGTTTTGCCCGTGGGTTTTGTCGCGTGGTATCCCTGCCGCCAGTTGCTCGGTATTGCGCCGTCGAGCCTGTGGCATACGCCGCTTGTGGCAATGGTTTTGTCCCTCATGGCATGGATTTTATTTAAAAAAGGAATGCAGCATTATGCACAGACCGGGTCACAGCGCTACCTCGGTTTCGGACATCGCGGTTGAACTGACCGAGGTCGATAAAATTTTTTACCAGCGCCAGCGTTCGGAGAAGGTTCGGGATGTTTTCAAGAATTTGTTTCGGCCCAATATCCGGGAGATTCGCGCGTTGCAGAAGGTGAATCTCGAGATTCGCCGCGGCGAGATCGTGGCGTATGCAGGTCCCAATGGTGCGGGAAAATCCACGACTGTTAAGCTGCTTTCCAGTGTTCTTGCACCTACTTCTGGAACGGTTCGCTGTCTGGGTATGGATCCGATGAAGGATCGCGTTCGTTATGTCAATCGCATTGGCGTGGTTTTTGGTCAGCGGACAGAGTTGTGGTGGGACCAGCCCGTTGCGGCGAGTTTTGAGTGGAAGCGGGTGGTGTGGGATATTCCCCGGGACCGGTATGATGCTATGCTCGATTTTGTGAAGGATCTTCTGGGGATTGACGCGTTTTTCAATAGTCTCGCGCGTCAGCTCAGTTTGGGGCAAAAGATGCGGGCGGATCTGGCGCTTATGCTTATGCACGAGCCTGAGATTCTTTTTTTGGATGAGCCTACCATCGGGGTTGATGTGCTTGCCAAACGCAATATGCTGGAGTTTATCAAGAGTCTCAATCGGGAAAAGGGCGTTACGGTTATGATTACGAGTCACGATATGGATGAGCTGGAGCAGCTCGCGGGACGCATTGTGATGATCGATAAGGGCAATATCGCGTTTGATGGGGATTTTCGGGAGTTGCGCGGTCAATTTGGGGACCGCAGGCATCTCATTATTGAGACTGCCGATACGTCTCCGCCGCAACTTTCAGGCGTTCAATTTGTCGAGAGCGAAGACAATCGCCATCACTTTACGTTTGACGCGGCGCAAATATCGATACCCACTTTGCTCGATGAAGCGGCAGAGCAAACGACTATTCGCGATGTGGAAACACATCGCGCTCCGATTGATGATGTTATTGCAGATATGTATGAGTATTGGGATGGGGAAGGAGAGGAGGAATAGGAGGGAATGGATTGGTTAAAATAGTATCAGGCGACCTGTTCCTTCTGGAGACCTTTTACAATTTTGCCAAAACGTTCACAAAAAAAACGCACACATTCGGGAGCAAGATCAATGGCTTGTTCGTCATATTCACCTGTTTCGGGATTGGGCCAGATCAAGGCATAGTCGCCAATCGCCTGACGAAATCGCTCCTTATTGCGTAGCAACTCAAAAACGCCTCCTGGATTCTCTTCAACAAAGAGCGGATAGAAATCCAGATCGTAAATGGAAATATCGAGGTCTTCTTCAAACCAGAGGCGCAAGACGTAAGCGGTCAGATATTCGGCTTTGAGTAGCCCCTTTTCTTCGTTATCTACCCACAGAGTTGCATCGTCTGCTGCGGTTTGCCATTCTTTCCATTTCATCATATTATCCCACGATAGAAATCGGTTGTCCTTGTCGGGCATTGTTCCACTGTTGGATTAACTCATCTTCGTGTGCTTCTACCCAGATTTCAACCAATCGTCGCAAAGAGGAGGGTAACATTCTGCCTGGAGTAAGCCAGATTCTGGATCGAATTTCGAGTCGATAGCTGCGAATGTCTCCCTGATATTTAACATGGACGTGTGGTGGTGCATGGTCGTTGTAATTCATGAGGATGACCATGCTTCCTTGTTTGAAGGGATGAGATACTGGCGGCATCAGTAAAAAATAGGGTATTTGTTAATAAAAACAAGAGGCTAATTGACGGATTTGACGATTTCGATTTTGACTCGGGCGACGCCTTCGTTGACCATGTCCAGTTTTTTGGCTGCGCCGAGGGAGAGGTCGAGGATGCGTCCTTCAACGAAGGGGCCGCGGTCATTTACTTTGACGACGACGGATTTGCCATTGCTTAGGTGGGTGACGCGAATGATGGTGCCAAGGGGCAATTCGCGGTGTGCGGCGGATAAGCCGTTCATGTCGTAGATTTCACCGCTGGCTGTTGGCCGTCCGTGAAATTTGTGCGCGTAGTAGGATGTGTAGCCTATTTGAGATGATCGGTATTTTGGAGACGCGGTTGTTTTGGAGGGTTTGGAGACTTTGGGTTTTTCTGTGATGGGTTTGCCGCGATAGCGGGGGTGCGATGCACATCCCATGATAGAGACGCAGAGGAAGATGCAGAGCAGATGGGAGATTTTAATGCGCCGCAGGGGGTTGCATGCTGCCGACGAGGTCGGATATGCGGTCGATTTCGTGTGTTTTGCAATATTCTGCAATGCCATCGAGTATCTCCAGGGCTGCAAGGGGGCGAACAAAGGTCGTGGTTCCGACCTGTATGGCGGATGCGCCAATGATGAGGAATTCAATGGCGTCGCGCGCTGTGGCTATGCCGCCCATGCCGATGACGGGGATAGAGACCCGTTCGACGACTTTCCAGAGCAGGGCGAGGGCGACGGGTTTGATCGCGGGGCCAGATAAACCGCCCGTGATATTTCCCAGGATGGGGCGGCGCGTGTCTATGTCGATTGCCATGCCCAGCAGGGTGTTGATGAGGGCGATGCCGTCTGCTCCGCCTTCTTCGACTGCGCTGGCTATGGCGGCGATGTCGGTTACGTTTGGGGTGAGTTTGACGATGATGGGTAATTGCGATACGGCTTTGACGGCTCGGGTTACGTTGTGGGCGGCGCGCTCGGAACAGCCAAAGAGCATGCCGCCGTCTTTCATGTTGGGCGATGAGATGTTGAGTTCGAGGGCGTCTATGCCGTCGAGGTCGTTGAATCGGGCGGCCATGTCGGCAAATTCCCGGTCCGATGTTCCCGCTATGCTGACGATGCGTCCGGTGTTGAGCGCGGCGAGGGGTGGGACTTTTTCGGCGATGAATGCGTCGATGCCCGGGTTGGTCAGGCCAATGGCGTTGAGCATGCCGGATGGGGTTTCGGCTGTGCGCGGCGGTGGGTTGCCCGCCCGGGGGTGATAGGTGATGGTTTTTGTGACGATGCCGCCGATTTTGCTCAGGTCAAAGAGGGACGCGTATTCGGCGCCGTGCCCAAAAGTGCCCGATGCCATGATGACGGGGTTTTTGAGGGTGAGCCTTTTGGCGATTTTTGTCGAGAGGTCTAATTGTTTGGAGTTGGACATTGGATTAAAATTAGGGTGTTTCTTTATGACGCGGCGCTTAATATTATTTGGGGATTGAATCTGCGTCAAGGAAAATCACGAAACAGGGGTTTGTACGATGATTATTGATGCGCACAATCACATTTATTATCACGGTTTGAATGCCGAGGGCGTGTTGAATGAGATGGATCAGTTCGGGTATGATGTGGCGTGGTTGCTTACGTGGTATTTGCCGCCGGGTGAGCATGTGGCGAGCAGCCATCGCGTGTTTAATCCGGTCAATGCGCGGCCCGATGGCACGCACGCGGGTACGACGTTGAATGATCTTTCGCGGGCGTGTGAGAAGTATCCGGATCGTTTTGTGGCGGGGTATTGTCCCTGTCCGTCGGAGGGTGATGCGGCAGGACTTTTTGAGGCGGCGTATTATTCGCATGGCGTTCGGGTGTGTGGGGAGTGGAGCTATCGGATGTTGTTGAACGATCCGCGTGCGATTTTGTTATTTCGCAAGGCGGGTGCGTTGGGCGCGCCAGTGGTTTTGCATATTGATACGCCGTTTTTGAATGGGGTGTATCAGGAGTATTGGTATGGCGGGGAGATTGGCGCGCTGGAGCAGGCGCTGCAGGCGTGTCCAGATACGATATTTGTCGGTCACGCGCCTGGGTTCTGGCGGCATGTGAGCGGGGATGAGGCGACGGATGCGGAGACATATCCTTCGGGTGAGATTGTGCCGGGTGGCCGTTTATTCGATTTGTTTGCAGAATATGCGAATCTCTGGGCGGATTTGTCAGCGGGTTCTGGTTTGAATGCGTTGCAGAGGATGGATGATGAGGGGCGAGATTTTTTGATTGAATATCAGGATCGTTTGTTGTTTGGGCGCGATGCTCCGGGGAATGCGTTGCAGGTGCATATAGATGGGTTGGATTTGCCGCAGGATGTCAGGCGGAAGATTTATTGCGAGAATGCACTGCGTCTGGTTCCTGTGGAGGGAGCATAATACAAGGGAGGAAAAATGAAGACACATGTCTATACCAGTGGACAAGATGGATATCACACGTATCGCATTCCCGCATTGCTGGTGACAAAGGCGGGGACACTGCTGGCGTTTTGCGAGGGGCGACGCACCGGGCGGGGAGATCACGGGGATCTCGATTTGTTGGTGAAGCGGTCAGAGGATGGTGGGGAGACGTGGTCTGAACAGTTGTTGATTTACGGTGAGCCTGGGGAGGTGACGATTGGCAATCCGTGTCCCGTGGTGGATGGTGATACGGGTGTGATCTGGTTGCCGTTTTGTCGAGAGAATGACGATGTGTTTATTACGCATAGTGGGGATGATGGGAAGACGTGGGCAGATCCCACGGAGATTACTGCGGTTGTGAAGAAGCCTTCGTGGAATTGGTATGCGACGGGTCCGGGCGTTGGTATTCAGTTGCAGCGGGGGGAACACAGGGGACGGCTGGTGATTCCGTGCGATCATCGGGAGGATGAGACTTATGGCAATGGTTCGCATGCGATTTACAGCGATGATCATGGGGCGACGTGGCAGATGAGCGCGTTGATTACACCGGGTGCGAATGAATGTCAGGTTGTGGAACTGGCGGATGGGTCGTTGAAGATGAATATTCGGATGCAGACGTTTAGCGAAGGGTTGCGGGGGATTTCGGTGAGTGGAGATGGGGGACACAGTTGGTCAGAGGTTGTACACGATGCGAATTTGCCGTGTCCGAAATGTCAGGCGAGTTTGATAGGCGAAGGCGACCGATTGTTTTTTTCAAATCCAGTGTCGCTCACGCCGGTAGAAAGTCCCGAAGCTGGGGAACGGTTTTATCCGGGTAAGGGACGCGGGGAGCGCGAGAATATGACTGTGCGTTTGAGCGAGGATGGCGGAGAGACGTGGGTCCGGGAAAAGTTGTTGCACGAGGGTCCAGCGGCGTATTCCTGTCTGGCTCTGTTACCCGAGGGCGATGTTGGGTGTTTGTATGAGGCGGGGGAAGAACATTCGTATCAGTATCTGATTTTTGAGCGGTTCGGGATATGATACAATTACAGGGAGTTCAATGTGACCAGATTAATCTCTCAAATTGGCAGTGAGCGCGCAACTTCTGGCGCGGGGAACAAGG harbors:
- the hemH gene encoding ferrochelatase, which codes for MNIRRNEKTVGVLLMAYGSPDSLDDMAAYLSDIRGGRPMSPEFVAEFRSRYAQIGGKSPLNERTFEQAGHVEAVLKKRGRSVKAYTGMRHWKPRIVEAVAKMQGDGVEKAVGIVMAPHYSQMSIGLYQQKVEDAQREVGSAIDFVYVNSWCDQPRLIEAQAAKVGAGLEKFPEDARRKAKVVFSAHSLPARLLKMGDPYDDELKRNAQAIVDRLGPVDWMFSYQSAAHTGEPWLGPQIEDVIPALASGNYRDVLVSPIGFVCDHVEVLYDIDIGCQEIAQECGIRLARTEMMNSDPVFIEAIADAVEEVI
- the hemG gene encoding protoporphyrinogen oxidase — encoded protein: MHITIIGGGIAGLATAFYLEKRAREQDRDVQYALLERSDRWGGMIATESVDGFLIEGGPDLLLTQKPAGIQLCKDLGLADRLISTNNDRQRTFLVRDGKLVAFPEDFSLVPARFWSLVTSPLYSFSGKVRMGLEVFVPRRRDEGDESLASFIRRRLGEEAVNIGGAMLAGIHSADAERLSMQCAFPMYVAMEQRYGSLIKGVRAMRKTRASTGTAMFQTLVGGMGELADALVTGLDGDLRRGVAVGAVRKVDGGFEVVAGEEVMGTDAVVMATPAYVTADLVTDFAPDLSLLLRDIRYVSTATVSLAYRKRDVEGQHDFEGFGFLSPKHEGRRITACTWVSTKLDFRAPDDGVLVRTFVGGAGQEDLVDLDDEALIALSREELEDLMGLTGDPLFARIFRWRRGRPQFDVGHLERVAEMEGLAAQVGGLFLTGSAYRGSAIPDCIVQAMDTVDRIL
- a CDS encoding ABC-2 family transporter protein — translated: MVATRSLDDKGWVLVGGSALRLLRVVFLLSLWRMLLPETGEVSGMTRNAVLTYTLIAEVFAGQISVRTGLDGALWRGDIANRFLRPVGIYGQFMAEMFGSGLPNLILFSLPLFCLAPLLGVDPLPESAFAGVLFLCSLILGIAIGAAFDFIFASFMVLLEQHVYALTQIRDAVSVLLSGAIIPLALMPWGIGDVLTFLPFASLASAPLRIYTGTGDPVFLMGLQAFWAVVLWPVAHLLWNANRERLVSHGG
- a CDS encoding ABC-2 family transporter protein; the encoded protein is MKTLTTLFARWRVQAYLDFMWMTRDFRFFFINIVSDIILNLAGVTAVFLLAERFEGIGLWSRDQIVFMLGYAALVRGFLDMGFSYNVLQISRRIGRGQMDHTLVQPQPVWMGLLTEGFMPFSGSWSLLTGIGIWSWAIFQIDAAFTLYWWLIFFCNLASSCAIVLSFSFVWGSLAFWAPVAAEEISSRAVNFMFQLKSFPLDGLSSYVLTSMLTVLPVGFVAWYPCRQLLGIAPSSLWHTPLVAMVLSLMAWILFKKGMQHYAQTGSQRYLGFGHRG
- a CDS encoding ATP-binding cassette domain-containing protein, translating into MHRPGHSATSVSDIAVELTEVDKIFYQRQRSEKVRDVFKNLFRPNIREIRALQKVNLEIRRGEIVAYAGPNGAGKSTTVKLLSSVLAPTSGTVRCLGMDPMKDRVRYVNRIGVVFGQRTELWWDQPVAASFEWKRVVWDIPRDRYDAMLDFVKDLLGIDAFFNSLARQLSLGQKMRADLALMLMHEPEILFLDEPTIGVDVLAKRNMLEFIKSLNREKGVTVMITSHDMDELEQLAGRIVMIDKGNIAFDGDFRELRGQFGDRRHLIIETADTSPPQLSGVQFVESEDNRHHFTFDAAQISIPTLLDEAAEQTTIRDVETHRAPIDDVIADMYEYWDGEGEEE
- a CDS encoding septal ring lytic transglycosylase RlpA family protein yields the protein MALQNIAKHTKSTAYPTSSAACNPLRRIKISHLLCIFLCVSIMGCASHPRYRGKPITEKPKVSKPSKTTASPKYRSSQIGYTSYYAHKFHGRPTASGEIYDMNGLSAAHRELPLGTIIRVTHLSNGKSVVVKVNDRGPFVEGRILDLSLGAAKKLDMVNEGVARVKIEIVKSVN
- a CDS encoding dihydroorotate dehydrogenase gives rise to the protein MSNSKQLDLSTKIAKRLTLKNPVIMASGTFGHGAEYASLFDLSKIGGIVTKTITYHPRAGNPPPRTAETPSGMLNAIGLTNPGIDAFIAEKVPPLAALNTGRIVSIAGTSDREFADMAARFNDLDGIDALELNISSPNMKDGGMLFGCSERAAHNVTRAVKAVSQLPIIVKLTPNVTDIAAIASAVEEGGADGIALINTLLGMAIDIDTRRPILGNITGGLSGPAIKPVALALLWKVVERVSIPVIGMGGIATARDAIEFLIIGASAIQVGTTTFVRPLAALEILDGIAEYCKTHEIDRISDLVGSMQPPAAH
- a CDS encoding amidohydrolase family protein, encoding MIIDAHNHIYYHGLNAEGVLNEMDQFGYDVAWLLTWYLPPGEHVASSHRVFNPVNARPDGTHAGTTLNDLSRACEKYPDRFVAGYCPCPSEGDAAGLFEAAYYSHGVRVCGEWSYRMLLNDPRAILLFRKAGALGAPVVLHIDTPFLNGVYQEYWYGGEIGALEQALQACPDTIFVGHAPGFWRHVSGDEATDAETYPSGEIVPGGRLFDLFAEYANLWADLSAGSGLNALQRMDDEGRDFLIEYQDRLLFGRDAPGNALQVHIDGLDLPQDVRRKIYCENALRLVPVEGA
- a CDS encoding sialidase family protein gives rise to the protein MKTHVYTSGQDGYHTYRIPALLVTKAGTLLAFCEGRRTGRGDHGDLDLLVKRSEDGGETWSEQLLIYGEPGEVTIGNPCPVVDGDTGVIWLPFCRENDDVFITHSGDDGKTWADPTEITAVVKKPSWNWYATGPGVGIQLQRGEHRGRLVIPCDHREDETYGNGSHAIYSDDHGATWQMSALITPGANECQVVELADGSLKMNIRMQTFSEGLRGISVSGDGGHSWSEVVHDANLPCPKCQASLIGEGDRLFFSNPVSLTPVESPEAGERFYPGKGRGERENMTVRLSEDGGETWVREKLLHEGPAAYSCLALLPEGDVGCLYEAGEEHSYQYLIFERFGI